GAACCACCACCACGTCTGGTGGTACATCGCGTTGTACGTGTGTGCGGTCTGGAGCATCGTCCCCCAGGAGACCTGACTCGGGTCGCCCAGGCCGATGAACGAGACGCCCGCCTCCGTCAGGATCCCCGTGGCGATGGCGAACGCGCCGTAGAGGAAGGTAAGGGGAAGGATGTTCGGGGCGATGTGTCTGGAGATGATCCGCCAGTCGCTCGCGCCGGTGACCTTCGCCGCCTGGACGTAGGGTCGTTCGCGGATCGAGAGCACCTGCGACCGGATCACGCGCGCGGAGGCGCGCCACTGGAGCAACACGACCGCGAGGATCACGTTCAGGAAGCTCGGGCCGAGCATCGCGACCAGCAGGATCACCGAGGGTAAAAGCGGCAGGCCGTAGGCGACGTCGACGATCCGCATCAGGATGTCGTCGACGCGGCCGCCGTAGTAGCCCGCGACGAGCGCGACGATCGTTCCGATCCCGGCACAGAGCACCGCGGCGGAGAGCCCGACGATCAGCGCCGGACGCGAGCCGAAGATGAGCTGGCTGAAGATGTCGTAGCCCTCCGCGGTCGTCCCGAGGAGGTAGCCGCCCTCGCCGCCGTACCAGAGCGGGTTCTCCCACTGCATGATCATCCCGCCGTCCCACATCCGCTCGGTCGGCGGGTGCGGCGCGAGGAACGGCGCGAAGATGGCGATCAGGCTGAAGAACGTGATCGTGACCGCGCCGAAGACGACGAGGCGGTCCTCTTTCAGGATCTCCCACTGCTCGGAGAACGTCTCCGACCAGAGCCGGATCGCTCGCCGTCTGGAGTCGACGTCGTCGAGTTCGTCGTAGCCCTCCAGGTTCTCGAACAGTTCCCGCGTCCCCTCTCGTTGACTCATAGATGTGCCCTCATTCGTACGTCACCCGTGGATCCAGCCAGCTGTAGATCAGGTCGGCGACGAAGTTCATGAACACGACGGTCGTCGCGAGCAGCATGAACGTCCCCTGCGCGACCGGGTAGTCCCGGCGCAAGACCGCCCTGACCATCTCGCGGCCGAGACCGGGCCAGCTGAACACCGTCTCGACCAGGATCGCCCCGCCGACCGCGTAGCCGATCGCGATCGCCGCCGCGGTCACGATCGGCAACAGTGCGTTCCGTGCCGCGTGTTTGAACATCACCTTCCGCTCGGAGAGCCCCTTCGCCCGACAGACGTCGACGAAGTCCTCGGCGAGCACCTCCAGCATGTTGTTCCGCATGAGCAACAGCGGCAGGCCCATGAGGTAGAACCCGAACACCGCCGCGGGTGCGAGCAGGTGCCAGATGAAGTCGAGCGAGGTGATCATCGCGAGGAAGCTCTCGGGACGGTGATCCCCGCTCGTCATACCGCTCATCGGGATGACGTCGAGCCACGCGCCGAAGATCCCGAGCACGACGAGACCGACCCAGAACTCGGGGAAGCTGCGCTGGATCAGCGCCAGGATCACCGCACCCTTCTCGGTACCCTCGCCGCGCTTCCACGCCGCGAGCACGCCGAGGGGGATCCCGATCGCGTACGCGAAGATGATCGCCGAGAACATCAACACCAGCGTGTTCGGCAGGTAGAGCCAGATGATGTCGATGACGTCCCGACCGGAGTGAAACGAGATCCCCAGTTCGAGCGTCACCAGGCTCCTGAGGAACTCGATGTACTGGACGTGCGTCGGCTCGTCGAGACCGTACTGGGCGATGAGGCGTTCACGGGCCTCCGGCGGCATCCCCTCGGAGAGGAAGTACGTCGTCGGATCCCCCGGCATCGCCCGGAACATGACGAACAGCAGCGTGGCGATCACCCAGAGCGTCGCCACCATCTGGAACAGCCGCCGGATCGCGAAATTCAACTTCGACATGGCGTGACTCGTATCCTCTCGTTCTCAGTCCGCGTAGTGAACGCCCTCGTCGGTGATGACGAACCCGCCCTCGCGGAGCGTCTCGTGTGCCTCCTCGACGTCGCCGGTGTAGATCCCCTCCACGTCCGGGTTGTGGAGCTCGTCGAACGACGGGCTGACGTAGGAGTGACCCGGTGGGTAGTAGCCGTAGTACAGCTGTTCGCTGATCGTCTCCTTCGGAATGCCGTGGGCGAGCGCCTGTCTGACCGCCTGCTCGTCGAGGCCCTCGTTCCGGGTGTTGATGTTGAGGTGTGTCCAGCCGCTTCCCTCGACCTCCGCGACCGAGAGGGTGTCGTCCTCCTCGTGGGCCTCCGAGAGCTCGCGCGAGGGCTGGGCGAACGGGTGGTAGTTGATCTCGCCCCGGTCGGTCAGCTCCCAGATCGTCGAGCTGGAGGTGATGATCTCCCAGTTGATCCCCTCGATCTCGAAGTCGAGCCGGTGGTCGTCCCGTGCGACGAGGTTGACCTCCTGGCCCGGGTCCCAGTAGTCGACCTCCACGATACCGCTGGAGACCGGCTCCTCCTCAAGTTCCTCCTGGGGCAGGTCGACGCCCTCCCAGACGTGCTCGGGGGTGATGTAGATCGGGTGTCCGATGACGCCGTTGGCCGCGAGGCCGAACTCGGTGTTGAGGTCGATCTGGACGGTGTACTCGTCGATCACCTCGGCGCCGGCGACCTCGCTCGCCTGCAGGCTGTACTGCGAGGGCGCCTCGTCGACGATCGTCTGGTACGTGAACGCGACGTCCTCGGCGGTGAGCGGCTCGCCGTCGGACCAGCTCGCGTCCTCCTTGATCTCCCAGACGATCGTCTCCGCGTCCGGTCGCTCGATCTCGTCGACCAGGCTCAGCTCCTCGTCGACCTCGAGCTCCGGCGTCATGTGGATCGGTTTCTCGAACAGCGCGTCCATCAGGTGGACGTGCTTGCTGAGTCCCTGGTGTGCCCACGGGTTGAGGTTCTCGAGCGCCTCCGTCCAGAACCCACGGAGGAAGCCGTCCTCGTTCTCGTCTAAGACCTCGACGCTGACGTAGTTCGGAAGCCGGTTGTAGCCCTCGATGTGGTCGACCCAGCCGTCGAGCTGGTCGTTCTTGTGGGGCATCAGCTCCGCCTCGTAGAGGATCGGGTGGAACGGGACGTCCTCGGCGATCTTCGCCTGAATCTCGTGGACCGCCTCGATCCGCTCGTCCATGTCCTCGGTACGTTGCTGGGTGGCGATCAGTTCGTCCATCTCCTCGTCCTGATAGCCCATGTGGTTGCCCGTCCCTGGCTCGTCGGCGTGGGCGGAGGTAAAGCGCTCGGCGACGTTTTCGGCGATGTCGACGCCGGGGAACTGACTCCAGGTCGCCAGATCGTACTCGTACTCGTCGTTGACCGTCGAGAAGAGCGTCCCCCACTCGAGCACCTCGACCTCGACGTTGATCCCCACCTCGTCG
This region of Halalkalicoccus sp. CGA53 genomic DNA includes:
- a CDS encoding ABC transporter permease is translated as MSQREGTRELFENLEGYDELDDVDSRRRAIRLWSETFSEQWEILKEDRLVVFGAVTITFFSLIAIFAPFLAPHPPTERMWDGGMIMQWENPLWYGGEGGYLLGTTAEGYDIFSQLIFGSRPALIVGLSAAVLCAGIGTIVALVAGYYGGRVDDILMRIVDVAYGLPLLPSVILLVAMLGPSFLNVILAVVLLQWRASARVIRSQVLSIRERPYVQAAKVTGASDWRIISRHIAPNILPLTFLYGAFAIATGILTEAGVSFIGLGDPSQVSWGTMLQTAHTYNAMYHQTWWWFIPPGICIALVVISGFLIGRGYEEVTNPALRGNN
- a CDS encoding ABC transporter permease, with the translated sequence MSKLNFAIRRLFQMVATLWVIATLLFVMFRAMPGDPTTYFLSEGMPPEARERLIAQYGLDEPTHVQYIEFLRSLVTLELGISFHSGRDVIDIIWLYLPNTLVLMFSAIIFAYAIGIPLGVLAAWKRGEGTEKGAVILALIQRSFPEFWVGLVVLGIFGAWLDVIPMSGMTSGDHRPESFLAMITSLDFIWHLLAPAAVFGFYLMGLPLLLMRNNMLEVLAEDFVDVCRAKGLSERKVMFKHAARNALLPIVTAAAIAIGYAVGGAILVETVFSWPGLGREMVRAVLRRDYPVAQGTFMLLATTVVFMNFVADLIYSWLDPRVTYE
- a CDS encoding ABC transporter substrate-binding protein, with protein sequence MATFRTPIDRRKFLKRATAAGSGIAIAAAAGCLDDGDDDEELDDEEEAGEPLPEFTYFNNPEDYNPGRHDTINLIADRWSDEVGINVEVEVLEWGTLFSTVNDEYEYDLATWSQFPGVDIAENVAERFTSAHADEPGTGNHMGYQDEEMDELIATQQRTEDMDERIEAVHEIQAKIAEDVPFHPILYEAELMPHKNDQLDGWVDHIEGYNRLPNYVSVEVLDENEDGFLRGFWTEALENLNPWAHQGLSKHVHLMDALFEKPIHMTPELEVDEELSLVDEIERPDAETIVWEIKEDASWSDGEPLTAEDVAFTYQTIVDEAPSQYSLQASEVAGAEVIDEYTVQIDLNTEFGLAANGVIGHPIYITPEHVWEGVDLPQEELEEEPVSSGIVEVDYWDPGQEVNLVARDDHRLDFEIEGINWEIITSSSTIWELTDRGEINYHPFAQPSRELSEAHEEDDTLSVAEVEGSGWTHLNINTRNEGLDEQAVRQALAHGIPKETISEQLYYGYYPPGHSYVSPSFDELHNPDVEGIYTGDVEEAHETLREGGFVITDEGVHYAD